In Sebastes fasciatus isolate fSebFas1 chromosome 15, fSebFas1.pri, whole genome shotgun sequence, a genomic segment contains:
- the tmem63c gene encoding calcium permeable stress-gated cation channel 1 isoform X1, giving the protein MAHSELFVTRAPPVEGRAVELDVLSFLDSLGEENSTAERCYRSHSRSSVLQGLPFGGVPTVLAINVVLWMFLLLIFSCLRKAAWDYGRLALLMENDSLTSLFYGEPSEKEKSPSESSPSDSETKDLGFCSWLSSLYHMKDDEIRSKCGIDAVTYLSFQRHIILLMTVVCLLSLAIILPVNFSGNLLGDSPENFGRTTLANVSAKNSFLWLHSILALVYFIITLLCMAHHLIRLEYREDEKVARTLMITSIPREISDPGLITKHFHEAYPSCTVTDIRFCFDVHKLMRLDLERRKAMKGRLYFATKAQKEGKIMIKTHPCAQIFCCDICGFEKVDAEQYYSELEEKRTDEFNAEKNRISMKRLGIAFVTFRDERMTAVIVKDYGCVRCRRIPQQSSITTVVQSHKWGVSYAHAPHDIIWENLSVCGSRWWLRCVLLNILLFLLLFFLTTPAIIVNTMDKFNVTRPVDSLQSPVITQFFPTLLLWAFSVLLPFIVYYSAFFESHWTRSGENEVTMHKCFFLLVFMVIILPSLGLSSLDLFFTWLFDVHFLDEKEVKFQCVFLPDNGAFFVNYVITSSLIGTSMELLRIPALTVYAFRLCFAKSQAERIHVKRSQAYEFQFGLEYAWTMCIFAVSMTYSITCPIITPFGLLYVILKHMVDRYNIYYAYVPTKLSQRIHRAAISQVILAPILCMFWLLFFSMLRLGPMHPITLFTLVSLLSCIAISLFRLCLRKQPDKSTSYQMSDQPAEGTFTDGDRSTVTSTTASSLFVASVLLEPELALTPMPSPAHHSYGAMASAQSSSHDPAEEEDCEEGHSQTHETELQDPPDPYCSSPLMDSPVGFQ; this is encoded by the exons ATGGCCCACTCTGAGCTGTTTGTGACGAGAGCGCCCCCTGTGGAGGGGAGAGCTGTGGAGCTGGATGTCCTGAGCTTCCTAGACTCTTTAGGGGAAGAAAACAGCACCGCGGAGAGATGCTACCGCTCGCACTCCCGCAGCAGCGTCCTCCAGGGTCTGCCGTTTGGAGGGGTACCCACGGTCCTCGCCATCAATGTCGTGCTCTGGATG TTCCTGTTGCTCATCTTCTCCTGTCTGAGGAAGGCTGCGTGGGACTATGGCCGCCTGGCTCTGCTGATGGAGAATGACAG TCTCACGTCCCTGTTTTATGGAGAACCAAGTGAGAAAGAGAAGTCTCCGTCAGAGTCCAGCCCTTCCGACTCTGAGACCAAGGACCTG GGCTTCTGCTCGTGGCTCTCATCACTTTACCATATGAA GGATGACGAGATCCGTAGCAAATGCGGCATCGACGCCGTCACATACCTGTCCTTCCAGCGCCACATCATCCTGCTCATGACGGTGGTTTGCCTGCTGTCTTTGGCCATAATCCTGCCGGTCAACTTTTCCGGGAACCTCCTGG GAGACAGCCCTGAAAACTTTGGAAGAACAACACTGGCTAATGTTAGCGCAAA GAACAGCTTTCTGTGGCTCCACAGCATCTTGGCTCTGGTCTACTTCATCATCACGTTGCTGTGTATGGCTCACCACTTGATACGGCTGGAGTACAGAGAAGATGAGAAG GTAGCCAGGACACTGATGATTACCTCCATACCAAGAGAGATCTCTGACCCAGGACTCATCACCAAACACTTCCA TGAGGCCTACCCCAGCTGTACTGTCACTGATATCCGTTTCTGCTTTGATGTCCACAAGCTGATGAGGCTGGACTTAGAGAG ACGCAAGGCAATGAAAGGCAGGCTGTATTTTGCCACAAAGGCCCAAAAGGAGGGGAAGATCATGATCAAGACCCATCCGTGTGCTCAGATATTCTGCTGCGACATCTGCGGCTTTGAAAAG gtGGATGCAGAACAGTACTACAGTGAGTTAGAAGAAAAGCGGACAGACGAGTTTAACGCTGAGAAGAACCGCATCTCCATGAAGAGGCTCGGCATCGCATTTGTGACTTTTCGCGATGAGAGGATGACTGCTGT caTTGTGAAGGACTACGGTTGTGTGCGCTGCCGACGCATACCCCAGCAGTCCAGCATCACCACTGTGGTGCAGTCACACAAATGGGGGGTCAGCTACGCACATGCTCCCCATGACATCATCTG GGAAAACCTGTCAGTGTGCGGATCTCGCTGGTGGCTCCGATGCGTCCTCCTcaacatcctcctcttcctgctgctcttcttCCTCACCACTCCCGCCATCATCGTCAACACAATGGACAAGTTCAACGTCACAAGGCCTGTGGACAGTCTGCAG AGTCCTGTCATCACCCAGTTCTTCCCAACCCTCCTGCTGTGGGCCTTTTCGGTGCTCCTGCCCTTCATCGTCTACTACTCAGCCTTCTTCGAGTCCCACTGGACCAG ATCTGGTGAGAACGAAGTAACGATGCACAAGTGTTTTTTCCTGCTGGTCTTCATGGTCATCATCCTGCCCTCGCTTGGTCTGTCCAG CTTGGACTTGTTCTTCACGTGGCTCTTCGATGTCCACTTCCTGGATGAGAAGGAAGTCAAATTCCA gtgtgtgtttctCCCTGACAACGGTGCATTCTTTGTAAACTATGTGATTACATCCAGTCTGATTGGCACGTCTATGGAGCTTCTTCGTATCCCAGCGCTGACGGTGTATGCCTTCCGCCTCTGCTTCGCCAAGTCCCAGGCTGAGCGCATTCATGTCAAACGG AGCCAGGCCTATGAGTTTCAGTTTGGCCTGGAGTACGCCTGGACCATGTGTATCTTTGCAGTCAGTATGACCTACAGCATCACTTGTCCCATCATTACACCCTTTG GTCTGCTCTATGTGATCCTGAAGCACATGGTTGACCGATACAACATCTACTATGCATACGTCCCCACCAAACTCAGCCAGCGGATCCACAGAGCAGCCATCAGCCAGGTCATCCTGGCTCCCATCCTCTGCATGTTCTGGCTGCTCTTCTTCTCTATGCTCAGATTAG GACCCATGCATCCCATCACCCTCTTCACCTTAGTGTCCCTGCTCTCCTGTATCGCCATTTCCCTCTTCCGCTTGTGCCTTAGGAAGCAACCAGACAAGTCGACGAGCTACCAG ATGTCTGATCAGCCAGCAGAGGGGACGTTCACTGACGGAGACAGGAGTACTGTAACATCCACCACGGCCTCCAGT CTGTTTGTGGCGTCCGTCCTGCTGGAGCCAGAGCTGGCTTTGACTCCCATGCCCTCCCCGGCCCACCACAGCTACGGCGCCATGGCCAGCGCCCAGAGTTCAAGCCACGATCCGGCGGAGGAAGAGGATTGCGAGGAAGGCCACTCCCAGACCCATGAGACTGAGCTCCAAGACCCCCCAGATCCCTACTGCTCCAGCCCACTCATGGACAGCCCCGTGGGCTTCCAGTAA
- the tmem63c gene encoding calcium permeable stress-gated cation channel 1 isoform X2 encodes MRHRRRHIPVLPAPHHPAHDGDSPENFGRTTLANVSAKNSFLWLHSILALVYFIITLLCMAHHLIRLEYREDEKVARTLMITSIPREISDPGLITKHFHEAYPSCTVTDIRFCFDVHKLMRLDLERRKAMKGRLYFATKAQKEGKIMIKTHPCAQIFCCDICGFEKVDAEQYYSELEEKRTDEFNAEKNRISMKRLGIAFVTFRDERMTAVIVKDYGCVRCRRIPQQSSITTVVQSHKWGVSYAHAPHDIIWENLSVCGSRWWLRCVLLNILLFLLLFFLTTPAIIVNTMDKFNVTRPVDSLQSPVITQFFPTLLLWAFSVLLPFIVYYSAFFESHWTRSGENEVTMHKCFFLLVFMVIILPSLGLSSLDLFFTWLFDVHFLDEKEVKFQCVFLPDNGAFFVNYVITSSLIGTSMELLRIPALTVYAFRLCFAKSQAERIHVKRSQAYEFQFGLEYAWTMCIFAVSMTYSITCPIITPFGLLYVILKHMVDRYNIYYAYVPTKLSQRIHRAAISQVILAPILCMFWLLFFSMLRLGPMHPITLFTLVSLLSCIAISLFRLCLRKQPDKSTSYQMSDQPAEGTFTDGDRSTVTSTTASSLFVASVLLEPELALTPMPSPAHHSYGAMASAQSSSHDPAEEEDCEEGHSQTHETELQDPPDPYCSSPLMDSPVGFQ; translated from the exons ATGCGGCATCGACGCCGTCACATACCTGTCCTTCCAGCGCCACATCATCCTGCTCATGACG GAGACAGCCCTGAAAACTTTGGAAGAACAACACTGGCTAATGTTAGCGCAAA GAACAGCTTTCTGTGGCTCCACAGCATCTTGGCTCTGGTCTACTTCATCATCACGTTGCTGTGTATGGCTCACCACTTGATACGGCTGGAGTACAGAGAAGATGAGAAG GTAGCCAGGACACTGATGATTACCTCCATACCAAGAGAGATCTCTGACCCAGGACTCATCACCAAACACTTCCA TGAGGCCTACCCCAGCTGTACTGTCACTGATATCCGTTTCTGCTTTGATGTCCACAAGCTGATGAGGCTGGACTTAGAGAG ACGCAAGGCAATGAAAGGCAGGCTGTATTTTGCCACAAAGGCCCAAAAGGAGGGGAAGATCATGATCAAGACCCATCCGTGTGCTCAGATATTCTGCTGCGACATCTGCGGCTTTGAAAAG gtGGATGCAGAACAGTACTACAGTGAGTTAGAAGAAAAGCGGACAGACGAGTTTAACGCTGAGAAGAACCGCATCTCCATGAAGAGGCTCGGCATCGCATTTGTGACTTTTCGCGATGAGAGGATGACTGCTGT caTTGTGAAGGACTACGGTTGTGTGCGCTGCCGACGCATACCCCAGCAGTCCAGCATCACCACTGTGGTGCAGTCACACAAATGGGGGGTCAGCTACGCACATGCTCCCCATGACATCATCTG GGAAAACCTGTCAGTGTGCGGATCTCGCTGGTGGCTCCGATGCGTCCTCCTcaacatcctcctcttcctgctgctcttcttCCTCACCACTCCCGCCATCATCGTCAACACAATGGACAAGTTCAACGTCACAAGGCCTGTGGACAGTCTGCAG AGTCCTGTCATCACCCAGTTCTTCCCAACCCTCCTGCTGTGGGCCTTTTCGGTGCTCCTGCCCTTCATCGTCTACTACTCAGCCTTCTTCGAGTCCCACTGGACCAG ATCTGGTGAGAACGAAGTAACGATGCACAAGTGTTTTTTCCTGCTGGTCTTCATGGTCATCATCCTGCCCTCGCTTGGTCTGTCCAG CTTGGACTTGTTCTTCACGTGGCTCTTCGATGTCCACTTCCTGGATGAGAAGGAAGTCAAATTCCA gtgtgtgtttctCCCTGACAACGGTGCATTCTTTGTAAACTATGTGATTACATCCAGTCTGATTGGCACGTCTATGGAGCTTCTTCGTATCCCAGCGCTGACGGTGTATGCCTTCCGCCTCTGCTTCGCCAAGTCCCAGGCTGAGCGCATTCATGTCAAACGG AGCCAGGCCTATGAGTTTCAGTTTGGCCTGGAGTACGCCTGGACCATGTGTATCTTTGCAGTCAGTATGACCTACAGCATCACTTGTCCCATCATTACACCCTTTG GTCTGCTCTATGTGATCCTGAAGCACATGGTTGACCGATACAACATCTACTATGCATACGTCCCCACCAAACTCAGCCAGCGGATCCACAGAGCAGCCATCAGCCAGGTCATCCTGGCTCCCATCCTCTGCATGTTCTGGCTGCTCTTCTTCTCTATGCTCAGATTAG GACCCATGCATCCCATCACCCTCTTCACCTTAGTGTCCCTGCTCTCCTGTATCGCCATTTCCCTCTTCCGCTTGTGCCTTAGGAAGCAACCAGACAAGTCGACGAGCTACCAG ATGTCTGATCAGCCAGCAGAGGGGACGTTCACTGACGGAGACAGGAGTACTGTAACATCCACCACGGCCTCCAGT CTGTTTGTGGCGTCCGTCCTGCTGGAGCCAGAGCTGGCTTTGACTCCCATGCCCTCCCCGGCCCACCACAGCTACGGCGCCATGGCCAGCGCCCAGAGTTCAAGCCACGATCCGGCGGAGGAAGAGGATTGCGAGGAAGGCCACTCCCAGACCCATGAGACTGAGCTCCAAGACCCCCCAGATCCCTACTGCTCCAGCCCACTCATGGACAGCCCCGTGGGCTTCCAGTAA
- the ngb gene encoding neuroglobin, which produces MEKLSEKDKELIRGSWESLGKNKVPHGVIMFSRLFELDPALLTLFHYTTNCGSTQDCLSSPEFLEHVTKVMLVIDAAVSHLDDLHSLEDFLLNLGRKHQAVGVNTQSFAVVGESLLYMLQCSLGQAYTAPLRQAWLNMYSIVVAAMSQGWAKNGEDKAD; this is translated from the exons ATGGAGAAGCTGTCAGAGAAAGACAAGGAGCTGATACGAGGCAGCTGGGAGAGCCTGGGCAAGAACAAAGTTCCTCATGGTGTCATCATGTTTTCCAG ACTGTTTGAGCTGGACCCTGCGCTCCTCACTCTTTTCCACTACACTACAAACTGTGGCTCCACACAAGACTGCCTCTCCAGCCCTGAGTTCCTGGAACATGTCACCAAG GTGATGCTTGTGATCGATGCAGCAGTCAGCCACCTGGACGACCTTCACTCCTTGGAGGACTTCCTGCTCAACCTTGGGAGGAAGCATCAGGCAGTGGGAGTCAACACACAGTCATTTGCT GTGGTTGGTGAGTCCCTTCTCTACATGCTGCAGTGCAGTCTGGGCCAGGCCTACACGGCACCGCTGCGGCAAGCCTGGCTCAACATGTACAGCATCGTGGTGGCAGCCATGAGCCAAGGATGGGCCAAGAACGGGGAGGATAAGGCGGACTGA